A single window of Acinetobacter wuhouensis DNA harbors:
- a CDS encoding SEL1-like repeat protein has product MKFKILVQISILALMPIFVYADNKNWQKLESEANQGNADAQEKLALRYINGDDTPKNLVKAYDLLKKSAEQGNAYGKIGLGKLYLYGQGVKQDFSASRKYFKEAFDILNSQITENKGEVYYSLAQLYLNGNGVKQDDTKAEQWFRKAAERYREETNNKNDDSMMHLGNMYLKGLGVKQDTQKALYYFEMAAQNGNVLAQIKLSSLYMDLEQYQSAMNWLLRAEKQNSTYAQYLIGTLYGYGLGVEKNEELMISWITKSAENGNERAQIELGRIYSEGLFGTEKSTLQARKYYSLASKQNNLEAKELLDQLK; this is encoded by the coding sequence ATGAAGTTTAAAATATTAGTACAAATTTCAATACTCGCTTTAATGCCAATTTTTGTGTATGCAGATAACAAGAACTGGCAAAAGTTAGAATCAGAGGCTAATCAAGGAAATGCTGATGCACAGGAGAAATTAGCTTTAAGATATATCAATGGTGATGATACTCCTAAAAACTTGGTGAAGGCATATGATTTATTAAAGAAATCGGCGGAACAGGGTAATGCATATGGAAAAATCGGGTTAGGGAAATTGTATTTATATGGTCAAGGAGTTAAACAGGATTTTTCAGCATCAAGAAAATACTTCAAAGAGGCTTTTGATATTTTAAATAGTCAAATAACAGAAAACAAAGGAGAGGTCTATTATAGTCTTGCACAGCTTTATTTAAATGGAAATGGAGTAAAGCAAGATGATACTAAAGCTGAGCAATGGTTTAGAAAAGCAGCTGAAAGATATCGTGAAGAAACTAATAATAAAAATGATGATTCGATGATGCACCTAGGTAATATGTATCTCAAAGGTTTAGGTGTCAAACAAGATACACAAAAAGCCTTATATTATTTTGAAATGGCAGCCCAAAATGGCAATGTGTTGGCTCAAATAAAGCTATCTTCGCTATACATGGACTTAGAACAATATCAATCTGCTATGAATTGGTTACTTCGAGCAGAAAAGCAAAATTCAACATATGCACAGTATTTAATAGGTACGTTATATGGATATGGATTAGGTGTTGAAAAAAATGAAGAATTAATGATTAGTTGGATAACAAAATCAGCAGAAAATGGGAATGAAAGAGCACAAATAGAATTAGGACGGATTTATTCTGAAGGCTTGTTTGGCACTGAAAAAAGTACGTTACAAGCAAGAAAATACTATTCTTTAGCATCTAAACAAAATAATTTAGAGGCTAAAGAATTACTAGATCAACTGAAATAG